A single window of Banduia mediterranea DNA harbors:
- a CDS encoding IS630 family transposase has product MAGKTKRAPLTLTDTHRSMLAELAGSRTAPVREVERAKVLLKYADGASIMEIRRAVGVSRPTIYKCVDKAVAAGVLVGLKDRFHRPREPEITPEAKAWVVSLACTKPKDHGLSAELWTLPALAKFVGSRALEAGFPRLRDTNKTTVWRILNERGIKPHRIRYYLERRDADFERKMCEVLMVYRELSLHAQAPTSVSVTKAAPIYSVSVDEKPGVQAIGVTAPDLPPVPGRQASIRRDHEYVRHGTLSILAALDLHNGEIIAEVEPRHRSREFIALLKRLDAHYPEPATIRVVLDNHSAHISKETMAYLATRPGRFEYVHTPKHGSWLNLIECAFSKMARSFLRHIRVSSKDELKQRILKGIAEMNEQPVVFQWQRFDLELT; this is encoded by the coding sequence ATGGCCGGAAAGACCAAGCGCGCGCCGTTGACGTTGACCGATACGCACCGTTCGATGCTGGCCGAGCTGGCCGGCTCGCGCACGGCGCCGGTTCGTGAAGTTGAGCGCGCCAAAGTGTTGCTGAAATACGCCGATGGGGCGTCGATTATGGAGATCAGGCGCGCGGTGGGCGTGTCTCGGCCGACGATTTACAAATGCGTCGACAAGGCCGTTGCGGCCGGTGTGCTGGTTGGGCTCAAGGATCGGTTTCATCGGCCCAGAGAACCCGAGATTACGCCAGAGGCCAAAGCCTGGGTGGTGAGCTTGGCCTGCACCAAGCCCAAGGATCACGGCTTGTCTGCGGAGTTGTGGACGTTGCCTGCACTGGCGAAGTTCGTGGGCAGCCGAGCCTTGGAGGCCGGATTCCCGCGCCTGCGGGATACCAACAAGACCACGGTGTGGCGCATTCTCAATGAGCGCGGCATCAAGCCGCACCGGATCCGCTACTACCTGGAACGGCGTGACGCGGACTTTGAGCGGAAGATGTGTGAGGTGCTGATGGTGTATCGCGAGTTGAGCCTGCACGCGCAGGCGCCCACATCGGTGAGCGTGACCAAGGCCGCGCCGATCTATTCGGTGAGCGTGGACGAAAAGCCGGGCGTCCAAGCCATCGGCGTGACCGCTCCCGATCTGCCGCCCGTGCCAGGCCGGCAGGCTTCCATCAGGCGTGATCACGAGTATGTCCGCCACGGCACGCTGTCCATCCTGGCCGCTCTGGACCTTCACAACGGCGAAATCATCGCCGAGGTCGAACCCCGCCATCGCAGCCGGGAATTCATCGCGCTTCTGAAGCGCCTGGATGCCCACTACCCCGAGCCCGCCACGATCCGAGTCGTGCTGGACAACCATTCCGCCCACATCTCGAAAGAGACCATGGCCTATCTCGCCACACGCCCCGGCCGCTTCGAATACGTTCATACGCCCAAGCATGGCTCTTGGCTCAACTTGATCGAGTGCGCCTTCTCGAAGATGGCGCGAAGTTTCCTCCGCCATATCCGCGTGTCGTCCAAGGATGAATTGAAGCAACGCATCCTCAAGGGAATCGCCGAAATGAACGAGCAACCCGTCGTCTTCCAATGGCAACGCTTCGACTTGGAATTGACATGA
- a CDS encoding DUF932 domain-containing protein: LSGFDRVQESRDSMRAITLNDGESGVFARAALALKYDDPDKPAPITESQILMPRRHDDRRPDLWSVFNRTQENLTQGGLRGRSANGRRQQTRPVQGIDQNIRLNRALWLLADGMRQLKA, from the coding sequence TCTTGAGCGGCTTCGACCGCGTGCAGGAATCCCGCGATTCCATGCGCGCCATCACCTTGAACGATGGCGAATCCGGAGTGTTTGCCCGCGCCGCGCTGGCCCTCAAGTACGACGACCCCGACAAGCCCGCGCCCATCACGGAATCGCAAATCCTGATGCCGCGCCGCCACGACGACCGCCGCCCGGACTTGTGGAGCGTGTTCAACCGCACGCAAGAGAACTTGACCCAAGGCGGCCTGCGCGGGCGCAGCGCCAACGGACGCCGCCAGCAAACCCGCCCGGTGCAGGGCATCGACCAGAACATCCGCCTCAACCGTGCGCTTTGGCTGCTGGCCGATGGCATGCGCCAGTTGAAAGCCTGA